The sequence below is a genomic window from Vidua macroura isolate BioBank_ID:100142 chromosome 10, ASM2450914v1, whole genome shotgun sequence.
ACCGACTGgagtttcttcttttgttttatattaataaatcaCTTACCCAGCCCTAAGGATCCCTTCCCACAGTGAATTACAGCAGTTGACAGGCACAATTAAATAAGGGCTGTTCTTACATTATGCCAGTATTGTATCTCCGCCAGTAGCTGACAGGGAACACCTTAGGAAGGCGGCACATAGCCAAGCTTCCTGGGAATATTTTCCCATAAACTTGTGGCTCAAGGATTTCCTAAAGATAGGGGGGATCTTCCTATACTTGATAGTCCTGAGTGGCTCTGCTTTCCATGAACATGCTGAACTGAACACCcctgatttttatcttttgttctGTTCATACAAAACAGGGCAAGTTCCACAGCAACATGGATCTTGCACTTGACTTCTGGATCCATACCTGGAAAAGCCTAGCTACAGGCACCTCCTGCCTCTTGCACATACCGACTCAAGGATGGTTTTCTCAAAGATGTCCAGCCTGCGTGTCTCCAGAGCGATGCCAATGGCCTGCTTGTACTTGTGGTCATCCAAGCACCGCTGGAACATTTTGTTTACTATCCcttccagcctctcatccacagGTTTCTTCTCCCCTTCTGGCAGCTCTGCGTTCTCCACACACTGCTTGGTATAGTGGTCGATACATTTTGCTGAAGAGATACAGGGGGAAAAGTCAATTTCCCAGATTTTTGCAGTTTTGTACAGGTGAAGAGACCAGCATGTGCATGAACACACTCTACCAGCAAGTACAGTATGGGAAATTACACATTTGTGTAGTCATATGCAGATAATACTGGAAAACGCTTCTATTATCTCCTAATAAACTCTGATTTTAGTGCTGAAAACAGgtaggtattttaaaaattaaaccgAGGATATGATCTTTTCTCAAGTGTCATgttaaataaatgagaaaacagCAGTTGGAGACTTCCTAGCTCCACTGCAAACACCAGCTGGGGAGACTGaaagccagcccagctccatcaTACCCTGTAAAGAGCAAGTGACTGCAGCagatgagatttttaaaaagcattcaaaTTATACTTGCAGTCAACTGCTGACTTGCCATCTTGTTGTGAGTAGATAAACACAACTGTCCTCTCAATTAGGTGTGCAGCTACACTTACCAGTCAATTATTTCCAAAGTCATACTGAAATTGATAACAACATCAGCACACAAATGACAGAAAGACAATAAACAACCAAAGCAATTTTCTTATTAGGAATTCACTATAGAATAAGGGTTAAGAATAGGAAAAGAACTCCAGAACTCCAAAGTCAGTTCCATTACAGAATCCCAAAATATAAGAAAGTACAATTAAACTGGGTAAAATTAGCTGCAGCATCGGTTTAAATGAACACAAAGATAGCAAgaagaatagagagaaaaaagataaaCCAAGTAAAATTTCAAAGTTACAGCAGCTTTGACAGCACAAGAGTTTTTCCTTTGCAACAAAAGCTCTTTACCAATGATCGTCTCCACATATTCCGAGTTGTCGTTGACATTGAAGAGGTCACCAGCTCCCAGGGCATAGTTCAGGGATTCCTCAAAGGCTCCCAGGTGGTAAAAAACTTTAGAAGCAACCAGAGCTGCAAACTGGCGGCTCCGAAAACCTTCGTCTTCATAGAGAACTTCactgcagaggagggagagaagagcatCAGCTCTGAGTGCTCAGATCTCTTTAAGGCCACATGACTCAAGTACAAGCTTGACTGAACTTGCATCTTTGGGACCACAGCTCCAACCCCACACATTAGAGATTTCTAGGCAATATGGAGCTATATGCAGTATTAACCATTGTCAAGAAACCAGAATTACATTCACTTCATATCCCATGTTCTTTTTAAGCAGTATTAAGTGTTGTCTCTTACATTTTGTCCACTGACTCAGAGATTTCTGCCCAGAAGTCATTGACAACAGCATTCAACTTGTGAAGAGCAAACTcctaaaaaaaaacagaaaaggtaaagttatattatattaaaaatgtatttaccaCCTTTCCCcagtaaaaataaagtacatTCTGGGATGAATATCATGAACGCTGACCCATTTCAACAgcaaattctattttaaaagatcTTTGCAAGCATTCACTAATCTTTGCAAGTCCTTTGCAAATAAAGAGCTGTTCACAGGTAAGACAACTCTAGCATTCCTTTGCAAGGCCTGTCTCTGATGAACGACTGGCTGATGTGTCTGACAGGTGAAATTGTGACAACCTTTGTGTAGCACATGGAATCAACCTGTGGCCTACAGCAGCTAACTCTATTTATCTACATGGTCACAGTACTTCAGATGATAAACAAACCACAATCAGCCCACTTGTAATCAGCTCACAGCAAAATCAGGGATCATTCAGATCCATTACTACCTATGTGTATATGCAAGAAAAACAATTAGAGAATTACAATTATTGAAAAGTGCATGTTCCATCAAACACACCACCACTCCGAGTGTTGGTGTTCTGTGGATTCATACCCTCTGTGCACTGGAAagtttctgttgctgttttcttcttcttgtactattactgagatttttttccaagtgaaaaCTGTAACTGTGATTTTGTTCTACACTGGTTTAATTATTCTAAAAACCTGAGCTGTTCTTCAGCTTTGAATTTTACATAGTCAAAATGCAGTCTCTGGAACAATTTTAAGTAACAAAGCGCCATTACCACCAGAGAGATGGGAGCTTTCATGAATAGAGATTTTTTGCATCGGAAGCTCCTGTTTGATCCATGCTCAAAACAAGGAAGTTTGCAATCTGTTATCATTTATTTAAGCCCTTTCTTTTAGCTTTCAGGCTAGATACAATTTGATGcccacctgctgctgcccaacaATAAATTACTGAGATCTGCTCCTTTTTGATGTTAAGCTCTCCACACAACGCATTTGCTGTTATTTGCTCTCAGATGTAAGAGCTTACCTTGAGCTGTGGCTCTTCTTCATCCAGAAGAGAGATAATTccagctgcaaaacaaaatcataGTTTCTTTTGGTTTCTCGTATCAAAAATAAGCTTGTCATTTAATTCAAAACCAACAGAACAGGAAAGAAGGCTGTCTCTGGAATGCTGATTTTAAATCTTCACTACAAAACTTCAAAGATCAGATTCAAGTTTGTATTAATGTAAAATAGTTCAGAATTTATAACTGAAAAGGTACATTATTTATAAAAGGTGATCCTTCCTAGgggaaaacaaagaatttttcCATGCCAAGGGAACTGGCCTCATGGATGAGAGGAGCTGTACCTCACAGCTTTATGCTTTTGACTGCAGATCTTGTCCCAGAACATTTATACAGTtacaaaaatactgtttaaCTGACATGACTGACAGGTCCACAGGAGCTAATCTGAAGTACAGGGATAGGTGGTTTCATTGTCAGATTGCAAAGACACAGTGGAAAAGGTTGGAATAAGATCTGATCAAAGTCCAACACAATTCACTGCTTTAAATCTTAAATCTGTTGTACAGCTTGACAGCTTCTTTAAATCTGAAAAAGCACATGAAACTGGAAAGGCCAGCAAGCCTTTGGAGGGCTGAACTGGGCTTCCAAAAGATCTTGACAAATCTAAAAGGAGCATGTGGAGGTCCAAACCAAAATGTACAAATACAGAATCTGAACAGTACAGAGGGTTAGGATAAAATATGATCAATAGTATCATTTGGCTGTAGTGGGAGGCAGAGAACCCAAACCTCACACAGATGTGTAAGTGAGAGCAGTTCTTGGCAGATCCGTGAGGCACCGTCCCCTCCCTTGGCACCCACGGGTCAGAGCCCGTGCCCCACGCTGGGCGCCACGTTTGAGTCATGAGCAAACCAGGGTGCTGGGAacagggagctctggcagccagcTCCTGAAGGGAGCCACAGGCTTCCAACTGCTTGGTCTACAGACACCTGGGAAGGGTGCAGCATTcagggcagctgccagcaggaagGGAATAATCTGATCTTTGTGCCAGATATTAACAGGAAAAGTAACACCAAACTTTAGGGAAGCCTCAAAGAATAAGGTTTGATGATCTGAAAAGTTTTCTCACAAGAACACATTTATTCCTTTGCCTAATGAAGTAGAACCTCCATTATCAGGTATTGTTCTTAAAGACCAGGTTAGACACACATCCATCAGTAACAGGAATCGAAGGAACACCAACGTGGCTCTTAAGCAAAGAAGGAAGATTCAGCAGCCATCCCgcttccagctccttccagctgttTCCTGCATCTCTGCACCAAATGCTTGCTTTGggttttcattattattattattattttaaataagttcCTGCATTTACCTGAACTGTCAGGAGAACGCAATCTCACTCCTACACACCACCTACATACCTCGCTCCCACATAccacttttacattttttaaatgcctctaaaattaattcctataaactaaaataaagacTTAAAGCAAAGGGTTCAGGAAGAGAAAGCTACCTTGACACTGTCACCCTCTGCACTGTTTCTCTCGCCAAGCACAACCAGCCGCATGTTAATTTCTGCCCTGAGCATTCCTGGAAATGCTTCCCGTATTTTTTTACACTATCAAGTTCCCAATGGATGCCCAAACACCGCGTAACACCCAGCTCCTCACACGCTGCATTATCCCGCACTCCTTAGACCGACGTTTCCTCTGCAAGGCGTTTGCGTTTCTGAACTCCAAACTCCTTCCTCTCCCCCCTCTCAAGTCCCTGCTGCACCTCCCGAGTGCTCGCCGGTTTTACACCGAAAATGCGCCCTTCACTCGAAGCAGCGGAACCCGCCCGCTCACACCGCGGGACCCCCGCACGGCCACCGGAGCCCCCGTGAGACACCGGCAGGAGACGGACACGGCACCGGGCTTCAAGAGCCGGTCGTGCGGGACCGCCGGGCACCGGGGTGGCCTCTCTCTGCCGTCCGGAGGTGACCGGAGCCGGGGAGCCCCGTGACGGGCGGCCCCGCGGAGCCGCGGCGGTGCTCAGTCACGGCCCTGACTCAGCGAAACCCCGGCGGACAacgccgccccgcgccgctgcCTCACCGGCCGAGGTGATCATGGTGCCGCCCGGCTGCCCTCGGAGGGGGGATCGGGGAGGTCCGAAGGGTCCGGGGGGGTCGGGTCGGGTCCGGTCCGGCCCAACCGCGgttccgccgccgccgccgctgcccggcccGGAAGTGCAGCCAAGGGCCTCTTCCGGCGGCTCCGCGCTGCGCCCGGGAGAGGTGCCCGTATGATCGCCTGCGCGGGACGGCGGAGAAACAGGCAGGCAGGagcggggcagccccgccgccGGGGGCCTTGTGCCGTCCGCCGCCCCTCACAGACACCCCGGCACCCCCGCGGGCCTCTCGGGGCTCCCTCACAGCCCCCACGGGCTCCCCACGGGCTCCCCACGGGCTCCCGCAGACCCGCACCGCTGCCTGCGCCAGCGGGGCCGGAGCTGTGAGTTCCTCACGAGTGACTCCGCCGGTGCCCGCGTTTGTGCCGTGCCCAGAGAAGCGGCTGCTTCCCCCGCCAGGCCAGGCCGCCCGCAGTGGGCGGGCATCTGTAGGGGAACAGCGTGTTCCATGGCAGTGCAAGCATCAGCGATTTTATCCCATGGATTTAACACATGCCAGCCGCCTCTGCGGCACAAGATAGATGGGATACCCAGGCTGGTGGATTTGCACCAGGGAAAGTCCAGCTCAGGAGCAGCGATGCTACACAAGAGACCGAAGTGCCCCGACCTCGGCAGCATTCATTTCTTGAATGCTGCTGAATAGGAAGAAATACCCTGTGAAGGGCTTGAATTCCTTGAGGATGCATAATGGTATCAGTTAGTGAAAGTTATTAATAAAAGTTACTAATGAAAGCTTATCAGACCCCTACCCACAATACCAagaggggctgctctgctcttggaCAACTGGGAAGATATCCAGCCTTCTCCATTGCCCCACCTGGGCTGCACTCAGTTTTGATCTTCTGCATATCAGACACTGGGGGCACTTCCATTCCATCCCAATATCCAGTTTTTTCAAGCCAGGATAAATATGAGTTAAGCTATACATAATGCTACTTTTAGGATAACACCATGGAAAACAAATAAGCACATTCCAATTTGGAAATTAAGTGTCTTTATTCAGCAAGCACGTAATAGTGCCCTTTAATTATTCAGTCAATGAAATGTGTCAAACTATCTGCTTACACCTCCAAGTGCACAGacagtgaaaagagaaaaggaaaaaaaaaagtaattcaagTCACTTTTATTCCTCAgtcaaagaaaaacaatactTTTGGTCAAATGTATTTTCACTCACACCCCCTAAGGCTCAGGCAGTTCATCCACTTCCACCAGTCTCTTGCAGGGATAAAGTTGCGTGATTTACTTAAAAATTACCAGTAAATAAATCCAGTGGATTTGCAGCACTAAGGGAGGCTTAACTGGCAGTCTGTGCTCTTGGACCACCTCTTCACTGGAGAATGCTTAGCAGCAAAGGCTAAATGCTGCAAGAAAATAAGGATTCCTACTGGTGAGTCCTGCTTGACCCACCTAACCAAGGGCTTTACTGGGAAATACAGAGCTGCACAGCgacctgggctgtgcagggatggagcaggaaggaaCTTTAATCTCACCAAGATGCACCGAGTGCTCAGTGCTGAAATCTGGGGTCAGTAACACAGCCACCCGCACCAAGTCACGTGGttacatttgtattttccaCAGGTCATAAGCACAAAAAATCCTGGAGGCTGGAAAGAGAGTGGGTCAGTGCCCTCTCTGTGGAGCAGCATCCAGGTAAGAGCTAGAGGGATGCCAAAGGGAAACTGCTGGGGTAGAGTGCtggccagagctgccagggctccAGACACTTCTGCTGCCAGTGGGGAAAAAGGAGCCAGAGAGAGGACAGACATGCACAGAGGATACACTTTGGCAATTAACCCAAAGTAGAGGTAGACAGGTTGCAATTTCTGATCTGAGCTGGAGGAAACTCCTAAAGGAAAGCCAGTCTCAAACTTGTGCTCAAAGTAAAACAAGACCTCTTTTATGTTGcataaagaatttaaaatatattcttagCATTAGAGCAATATTCCTTGTAAACCAAGGATATATAGTTAGTGATGTTGCCCCACAAGCTATAGGCAACCCTTTGGAACTACTTAAAtagataatttttatattttatgtttatttatgAAACAGCCACCTCTTGTTGTGCTGCAGTCCACCTCTAAGATGTGCCACCATGACTGTGGAGATGTCCCAGGTAAGATGGCCCTCTCCTGAAGCCCCAGCTAGCAGCAGCCACACCTTGGTGCCCACCTGCCACCCCCTCCAACCCAGGCATCCCTCAGTTAGCCTATGACCACCAGGACAAGCCAGAGGGGATAGATCCTGCTCCCAAAGCCCACTCTGATCTAGATGCCAGTACTATCAGTATCTTTCATGTTACTCTTGCCACTCAAGCTGGGGCTGTTACTGCATTCTTCATGTTACACTGTTACGTTCAAGCCTTTTCAGTGGCTGGTAGATCCGAGAGCTCACATTTAATCCCACGGCAGTCTCTAAGTCACTGTGTTacttggttgggttttttggttttttttggtttttttgggttttttttttttttttttggtttgttttgttctgttttgttttgtttttaatcacaAAGAGGGTGGGAACTTCCCATCACCAATAAAGCAGGAATACAAGGCAATAGAATCAGTCTGCCAGCGAGGCCAGCCCCAGCAACCTCAGCAGGGAACTTTGCTCAGAATTAGAAAATGTTTCTCATTCTTCAAACAGGTGCCTGCATTTCACACTCAAAGTCCCAACATCATATTGCCCAGGATGTGGGGTACATCCCCAAAGGGCTTCTCAGAAGCCCAGTGtccacctgcagctccaggtgccccagggcagcagggcacagcagggaatgGCTCTCTGGCACAGACCCTCGGTGCTGGTGGCAGCTACAAAAACCCTGACAAGTTCAGCCAAGCAGCTTTACCCTGGGGCTGTGGGTCCTTGGAGGAGAGGGCCTGTACCAGCTCCTCCTCCCATTGCTCCAAATCCACTGGGCAGGTCTGGGATGTGGACTGTGTTGGATGCCCAGCAGCTCTAGGTGCCTGTGCCTCCAGCAGCTTCTTCACAGTTTCCCTTGGGGGAAAGGCTGACCAGAGCCACTTCTTCCTCAGGGTCCTGCAGGTcatctgcagggagcagagagaggtCAAGGCAGACCCGAATGGAAAACCCCTCCTCCCAGAAAATGCAACTTAAGATGACAAGAAAGCATGGGCTGAAGCAATTGATATATACTCACAACCTAAgcacagctgattttttttcaaaactggttttcattttgttttacaaacTTAACATTTCTTCAGCAAATAGAGCAAAGGAACACAGGGCCCAGCTCCTCACCTCCTGAAGTGTCAGCAATCTCAAAACAAGTTGCATGGTCACAGGATATTGCCTGCCTGGCACTGACAGCAAGATCAGGCACTTCAGTTTTCTGACCATGGAGAGTAGGTCTCATAAACCTCATAAGTCTCACATGTCTCAAAGCTGCATAAATTGGACATGCATTTCAGTTGTTTTGTCTGACTCTTATGCTCTttaagtattttatatatttaagaggcatttggacaagGCCCTTAATAACATCCTTTAAAATCTGGTCAGCCCTGAAGTTGTCAGACAGTTGGGCTAGATGGTTACTGTAGGTCCCTTTCAAGAGAAAATATAgcattctattctattctagtCTAGTCTAGTCTAGTCTAGTCTAGTCTATTCTAGTCTTATTACAGTGAAAGAGCTTTCCCTCCTCTTTGTGCTTCATAGTACAACCTGGATCTCCACACCACAAGCCTTATTGCCTCCTGCATGAGGCACTCCTGCAAAAAGAAAGTCACTGCTGGGAAGTGCAAGACAAAGTGCCAGCCATGCACAAAGGCTAAATGCTATGGTATGTGTTACCTGAACAATTTCCTTTAGAATCAGGGAGCCCACGGCTGACTGCCCTCTCCCAAAACCAAATGTTTTGGGAACACTCCTTCCACCCATGTTTGCAGAAAACATCACATAATATCAGGGTGCTTCCAATTCATTGATTAGACAGAGAGTAGTTCTGCTTCCAGACATTCAAACAAAATGCAGCTGAGTTCAGCGGTGCTTCCAGGGATGTATTTGGGCACCAGACTCAGTGTGGTTTTGTTTAGACAAGCAGAAGGTCAAAAAACAAGGAGATGGCAACAGCAAGGTCAACTGCAGGGGTGGAAGAAGATGGAAGAGGCTACCAGCAAGGGGCTTGGGCACCAGAACCACCAGAGAATCATGAGGAATTTCTAACAATCATAGCAGAGTACaagggagggagctgggcatACCTTCATGAACGTTGTTTTCAGCTTTTGCTTTGTAATCttttctccagctcctctggtTCCAAGAAATGCACTGCAGGAATGATGGCAGCCTCCACCTCTCCCTGTCTTTCATGTCTTCTGAATAAACCAGAGAAGATGAGTTCAGACTGGTAGCAGGTCAgccctgctgcttcttcaccTCTTCCTCCATGAGCCTGGCAACAAAACCAGGTCCTAGCAGCAAAACCAGGTCCAATCCATAAAACCCACCACCAGAAAGCACAGAGCAACTCCTGGCAGTCCTTATTTTTGGCTGAAAcctctctgctgccctggaaATTTGTCCCTGGTTTCAGTTTCTACTTTGCCACCTCGCTGCCAAAACCAACCTGGATGTGGCAGCCGAGAGTGAGCAAGAAACCTGTCAGGAGCTCAGCTGGCACACATGGTGAGGCTGGGGACTGACACAGAGAATTCCCACAGAAGgaagttttccttttgcattgTCACACAGCTTCTACCATATCAACCTGTTCACTGCTTCCTGCTTTATTAAACAATTCCTCCCTCCCATGGAGACCTGCTGGACACAGGGTCTTGCAGCAGCGCACTGAAAACTGCAGCTGTAACTGCTTGCAAATTGCAGACAGCATGTGGTCAATGTATGGTAATTATTCTAGAAGACAACAAAGTTACTACAGACTTTCCAGCCATTTTAGTAAAACACTACATCAGCCTGTAAAATACTACAGCAGCATGATTTTATATGGTTTCCAACAGCAGCAGTTCAGTATCCCCATTGAAATATTATCCAGTCTTTCACGTCCTAATCAGATAAGAAATGATAAACTACTTCAGTGTCCTTCACTTTATCAAGCCATTGCAACACTAAAGGGCTCAGTGTCTTTCTGGCAgtcaacaaacaaaaaactccagtGCACTGCCTTGGGGTGCACTGCCTGAAGTGTTCAACTGCTCTTTGGAGGCAGAGCTACGCTTGGGATCCCTCTGTCCAGGTGAAGATTTTGGAAGGCAAAGCTCACAGAAGCATGGAAAAGAGTTGTCCCTGCCTAAAGCTGAACCCTGAAGGTGATGAGTGTCCTCTTAACACACACTGGGACACTTACATGACTCAGAGCACCAGGCAGAGCGTCAGAAGTCAGTGAGCACACACAAGCAGGCTATAACACCCaatccagctcctcctgctcctcattCTCCACAGCCAGCCACAAAAATATGTGTAATACTGAGCAAAGCACcagcaaaggcagaaaaaggtATGCAGGGATgattttctgtctctgcagctgctgtcccaCCAGACTGCTGCAACCAGAAATGGAGGATTTGTAGGTGTCTGGGAGCACACCAGAAATTCTTGCAGCAGGAACaatgtgaggaagaaaaaagcatgtGAAAGGAGAGAAGCTAGAAAGAGGATTGTGTGTGCCTCAGTAGAGAGGTGGCAGAAGACAGCCCTGTGCCCTTGCCACCAGCCACCTCAAAGCTCCTCAACATTCAGAACCAGGATTCTGGGCTGAGCTGATAGAAAGAAGCACCTGAACTGCAGCCAGTCATCCCCATGTGCCAGGGATCCCAGGAGACCCTGTCAACCCTGTGGTGCTGGAGGCAAGTGACAGGATCCCTTGAGGTAAAGCCAGCAAGACAGCAAAACACCCAAGCCCCTGGAAATGCTGGGGAGCAAggtaaaagagagaaaaaatgaaagaaaaggaggaggaaagggaaacagCCCAAGACAAATAGTGCCAAAGATTAAAGTGTTTTATGTGGCAGCTGAGAGAGCAAAGCCTGCCCAGCTGCCCATCACCCTGCATTGACACACAAACCCAACTTCCCTTTCGCCCCAGGGCAAATGCTGTTCCTCAGGCCTGCTGACACCCAACTTTCATCCTGCCATCCTCACCCTGACATATGGTTTTACATGCAAACAACTACTTGCTTTTGTTACTTATTCATTATGCAAAATCAGCACAAGCATCCTCCTTCTGCAGGAAGGTCAGGTCCTGCCCGCACCCTATGGCACAGGCCACATCCCAGTCCTGCTTTCCCCAAGAACACACATCCAATAAGCATGGAAGGCCACCATGTCATGGATGGCCACAATGTCACGGCTGTCAGCTGCCATGTCCCTGTTATCCATGAGCTACTCTAGTGTTTCCCAAACTGCTGGGAAATTTGTCCACCCTGGCTGTCAGGTCTGGGAACCTCACCAGAACGAGGCAGATCCCATTGGAAAGGTTCTGATCCCACCAGCATGAAAGAGATTTCATTGGGAAAAGGCAGATcggtttgtgtgtgtgtgtaaagaTCCCATCAGTAGTGAGTGGTCCAATTCCAATGGGAAAAGCCAGATCCCATTGGGTCAGGAGGAGCTCCCATCAGGAATTGTCAGATCTTAATCGGAAAAGCCTGACCCCATTGTAGGGGAGATCCCATAAGGAGAGATCAGAACCCATTAGGATGGGGTAGATCCCACTGAGAAGGGGAAGATCCCACAGGAAAACGGAGCAAATCTCACTGTAAAAATCGGGCCccgggggagggaggaagggagggaggaaggaaggggtCCCCCGACCCTGATACCTGCGGGGTGCTGCAGAGCGGCCCGCAGGGCGCGGCAGGCGGCGGCACGGCAGTCTCCGGGGCTGCCCGGGCTGTACCGGGCCGCCTGCACCGTTCCGGGCGACGGGAAGTGCCGCCGCAGCGCCGCGTCCAGCACCGCCGCGTCCTCTCCGTCCCCGCCGGGCAGCAGGACGCCCACGAcggcgggcggcggccccgcgggcaAGCGGCCGCGCACGTCCCGCACCACCTCCCGCAGGCGGATGCGCGCTCCGCGGtcccgcgccgccccgccgccgcacagcaccagcagcagccgcGCTCccagcgcccgccgcccgccgtccggcgcccgccgcgcccggcACCCCGGCACCGGCCCCGGGCACGGTGCGCGCGGCGCCTCGTCGCCCAAGAGGTCGCAGGCGAAGGCGGCCAGCgcgggcgccgccggggccccctCCACCACCTCGGCCACTAGCAGTActgcccgccgcccgcccgcccgctccACGAGCGCCCGCAGCTCCTGCAGGTCCGCCGCCGCCATCCCCCGCCGTGCTCCCTGTCTGGCCCGCATCCGCATGttccccggccccggctccgcaCCGCCCACTGGCCCGCACCCGCCCCGCCACTCTGCACCAGCCCCGGGCACCAGTCCCGGCCCCGCGCAGGGCAACACCCCGGGGCAGCGGAGCGAAGGGGTGTCAAGGATCCCCCCCGCTTCCAGCCCCGTCCCGGACCTGCATAATCCCGGTGAGTGAACAGCCTCTGCTTGCGGCCAGGTGGGCACAGCAGAGAGGCTAGTAAAGAGCCCCTGGATCTACCACACGACC
It includes:
- the C10H2orf72 gene encoding uncharacterized protein C2orf72 homolog, with product MRMRARQGARRGMAAADLQELRALVERAGGRRAVLLVAEVVEGAPAAPALAAFACDLLGDEAPRAPCPGPVPGCRARRAPDGGRRALGARLLLVLCGGGAARDRGARIRLREVVRDVRGRLPAGPPPAVVGVLLPGGDGEDAAVLDAALRRHFPSPGTVQAARYSPGSPGDCRAAACRALRAALQHPAEDMKDRERWRLPSFLQCISWNQRSWRKDYKAKAENNVHEDDLQDPEEEVALVSLSPKGNCEEAAGGTGT